In a single window of the Photobacterium profundum SS9 genome:
- the hppD gene encoding 4-hydroxyphenylpyruvate dioxygenase, whose product MENTNFNPMGTDGFEFVEYTAPTPEGIANLKNLFRLMGFAEIAKHKHKAVWLFRQGDINFIVNSEGHSQAAGFASTHGASVNAMAFRVADSNAALAYAVEKGATACAAQAGPMELNIPAIYGIGESLIYLVDRFGEHDIYEIDFDYYPDYKQRLASLDAGLENLDHLTHNVKRGNMDLWASFYEKIANFHEIRHFDIKGKSTGLLSRALTAPCGKIRIPINESHDDKSQIAEYLEKYNGEGIQHIALSTQDIYSTVKKLKEGGLPFMETPHTYYEGVNKRVKGHEEDVAKLKDLNILIDGDDTGILLQIFTNTVIGPVFFEIIQRKGNEGFGEGNFQALFESIELDQIRRGVIDAT is encoded by the coding sequence ATGGAAAACACTAACTTTAATCCAATGGGAACGGATGGCTTTGAGTTTGTTGAATATACCGCGCCAACCCCAGAAGGTATTGCTAATCTAAAAAACCTATTTAGACTAATGGGTTTTGCTGAAATTGCAAAACATAAACATAAAGCAGTGTGGCTATTCCGACAAGGTGATATTAATTTCATAGTAAATAGCGAAGGCCATTCACAAGCTGCAGGATTTGCGAGTACGCATGGTGCAAGCGTAAATGCCATGGCGTTTCGTGTTGCCGATTCTAATGCAGCATTGGCTTATGCGGTAGAAAAAGGTGCAACAGCATGTGCCGCGCAAGCAGGGCCAATGGAACTGAATATTCCAGCCATTTATGGCATTGGCGAATCGCTCATTTATCTGGTTGATCGTTTCGGCGAGCATGATATTTATGAAATCGATTTTGATTATTATCCTGATTATAAGCAGCGTTTAGCCAGTTTAGATGCTGGTTTAGAAAACTTGGATCACCTTACCCATAACGTGAAACGTGGCAATATGGATCTTTGGGCGAGTTTTTATGAGAAAATTGCCAATTTTCATGAGATTCGCCATTTTGATATAAAAGGTAAATCGACAGGGCTACTGTCGCGAGCCTTAACTGCGCCATGCGGTAAAATTCGTATCCCTATTAATGAATCGCACGATGATAAATCACAAATTGCAGAATACCTTGAGAAATACAACGGTGAAGGTATTCAGCATATCGCGCTAAGCACCCAAGACATTTACAGTACAGTCAAAAAGCTGAAAGAGGGGGGATTACCCTTTATGGAAACACCCCATACTTATTATGAAGGGGTTAATAAGCGAGTGAAAGGGCATGAAGAAGATGTGGCAAAGCTAAAAGATCTCAATATTCTGATCGATGGTGATGACACTGGCATTCTTTTACAAATTTTCACGAATACTGTTATCGGGCCTGTGTTCTTCGAGATTATTCAACGTAAGGGTAATGAAGGGTTTGGAGAGGGCAATTTCCAAGCATTGTTTGAGTCTATCGAGTTAGATCAAATACGCCGCGGTGTGATTGATGCGACATAG
- a CDS encoding CHAD domain-containing protein has protein sequence MNVTKRDKLALPSRKKDKIKLSAKKEVYLPVHSYLFAEFNHARKHESGLLRDDDSEFLHQYRVSLRRCRAITTLMKDIFQPEHSEALTSNLKILMQKTNRLRDLDVYLLKMDDYFDCLEHKHHQGLARFFDDLQSQRRKSFKEVKQWIKTDSYQQQCLELQGVIEQLKQNPLDEGKKPSLIYGKKMINNRYHKVLIICQALTLNSSDDAIHHLRIECKKLRYLLAYFSPLFLNEIITKQISTLKVLQDSLGLFNDSSVQQIFLADYLTARKPTSHRYLAVDQLLTITQKEHLAAKQNIIKQLSQFTDSTNIKSYDALYALPSTTS, from the coding sequence ATGAATGTAACAAAGCGGGATAAATTAGCACTTCCTTCACGTAAGAAAGACAAAATTAAACTATCAGCTAAAAAAGAGGTTTATCTTCCCGTTCATTCTTATCTCTTTGCTGAGTTTAATCATGCTCGTAAACATGAGTCGGGATTACTAAGAGATGATGACAGTGAATTTTTACATCAATATCGAGTATCACTTCGTCGATGCCGTGCTATCACAACGTTGATGAAGGATATTTTTCAACCTGAACATAGTGAAGCATTAACAAGTAACCTAAAGATATTAATGCAAAAAACCAATCGACTACGCGATCTAGATGTCTACCTACTGAAGATGGATGACTACTTTGATTGTTTAGAACACAAACATCATCAAGGATTAGCACGTTTTTTTGATGATTTACAAAGCCAACGCAGAAAAAGCTTTAAAGAAGTAAAGCAATGGATAAAAACAGATAGCTATCAGCAGCAGTGCCTAGAACTACAAGGGGTGATTGAACAATTAAAACAGAACCCATTAGATGAGGGGAAAAAACCAAGTCTGATATATGGAAAAAAAATGATCAATAATAGATACCATAAAGTATTGATTATATGCCAAGCATTAACCCTAAATAGTAGCGATGATGCCATTCATCATCTGCGTATAGAATGTAAAAAATTACGTTACCTATTGGCGTATTTTTCTCCCCTATTTTTAAACGAAATCATTACCAAACAAATTTCCACATTAAAAGTGTTACAAGACAGCTTAGGGTTATTTAATGACTCTTCCGTTCAGCAGATATTCTTAGCTGACTATTTAACCGCTCGTAAACCCACCAGCCATCGGTACCTAGCAGTCGATCAATTACTCACTATTACTCAAAAAGAGCACCTCGCAGCAAAACAGAACATCATAAAGCAACTTTCACAATTCACTGATTCAACAAATATTAAAAGCTATGATGCACTTTACGCTCTACCGTCTACAACAAGCTAA
- a CDS encoding glutathione peroxidase, which produces MTTFYDISADNIRGESVSMNEFAGKLVLVVNTASECGFTPQYRGLQDLYAKYKDQGLVIIGFPCNQFGGQEPGENTDIAESCLINYGVDFPMFAKVDVNGADSHALFQYLVKALPGTFGSKVKWNFTKFMISRDGKPLKRFAPTKKPESMEADIVRALKA; this is translated from the coding sequence ATGACGACTTTTTATGACATATCAGCAGATAATATACGTGGTGAAAGCGTATCGATGAATGAGTTTGCAGGCAAGCTCGTACTTGTAGTAAACACGGCGAGTGAATGTGGTTTTACACCTCAATATCGCGGCCTACAAGATTTGTATGCAAAATATAAAGACCAAGGTTTAGTCATTATTGGTTTCCCATGTAATCAATTTGGTGGGCAAGAACCTGGTGAGAATACAGATATCGCCGAATCATGTTTAATTAATTATGGTGTCGATTTTCCAATGTTTGCGAAAGTTGATGTAAATGGTGCGGATAGCCACGCGCTATTTCAATATTTAGTGAAAGCATTACCTGGTACATTTGGCTCTAAGGTGAAATGGAATTTTACTAAATTCATGATTAGTCGTGATGGTAAACCATTAAAGCGTTTTGCTCCGACCAAGAAACCAGAATCGATGGAAGCTGATATTGTTCGAGCGTTAAAGGCATAA
- a CDS encoding adenosine deaminase: protein MDGFIKTLPKVELHLHIEGTLEPELMFALAKRNSIDLPYETVAQVQAAYDFDDLQSFLDLYYQGAQVLLHEQDFYDLTWAYLKRCKADHVIHTEIFFDPQTHTARGVPFDAVINGITRALEDGQEQLNISSHTIMCFLRHLSEEDAIETLQQALPYKDKIIGVGLDSSEQGHPPEKFKRVFEQAKELGFLTVAHAGEEGPASNIWDGLDMLHISRVDHGVRCIEDESLVQHLVKKQIPLTVCPLSNVKLKVFDHMRDHNIVELLRKGLCVTVNSDDPAYFGGYMVDNFLAVAHALNPSKRELAKFTENAIEASFLTLEEKTAYKEMLQHYIDKQLKPIL, encoded by the coding sequence ATGGATGGATTCATAAAGACGTTACCTAAGGTTGAGCTGCATTTACACATCGAAGGGACCCTAGAGCCAGAACTCATGTTTGCGTTAGCTAAGCGCAATAGCATTGATTTACCCTATGAGACTGTTGCTCAAGTACAAGCAGCCTATGATTTTGATGATCTACAATCTTTTCTCGATCTTTATTATCAGGGGGCTCAAGTTTTGTTACACGAGCAAGATTTTTATGATTTGACGTGGGCTTACTTAAAAAGGTGTAAGGCGGATCACGTTATTCATACTGAGATCTTTTTTGACCCCCAAACGCACACTGCCCGTGGTGTTCCTTTTGATGCCGTTATTAACGGAATAACTCGTGCGTTAGAGGATGGCCAAGAACAACTTAATATCAGTAGCCACACAATTATGTGTTTTCTACGTCATTTAAGCGAAGAAGATGCGATTGAAACCCTTCAACAAGCATTGCCATATAAAGATAAAATCATTGGTGTTGGTTTAGATTCATCTGAGCAAGGTCATCCACCTGAAAAATTCAAGCGTGTTTTTGAACAAGCGAAAGAACTTGGCTTTTTAACGGTTGCACACGCGGGTGAAGAAGGACCCGCAAGCAATATTTGGGATGGGTTAGACATGTTGCACATTTCTCGTGTCGATCACGGAGTGAGGTGCATTGAAGATGAATCTTTAGTACAGCATTTAGTGAAAAAGCAAATACCACTCACTGTCTGTCCGTTATCGAATGTAAAGCTCAAAGTGTTTGATCATATGCGTGATCACAATATTGTCGAGTTATTGCGCAAAGGATTATGTGTGACGGTAAATTCTGATGATCCTGCTTATTTTGGTGGTTATATGGTAGATAACTTCCTTGCTGTCGCGCATGCTCTTAACCCATCAAAACGTGAACTGGCTAAGTTTACCGAGAATGCAATCGAAGCAAGCTTTCTCACATTGGAAGAGAAAACTGCCTATAAAGAAATGCTGCAACATTATATTGATAAGCAATTAAAGCCCATTTTATGA
- a CDS encoding AI-2E family transporter: MNNQTPDDKKQSQFFINNMVESAIRVGLLFILLAWSYGIVKPFLIPVLWGAIIAVALMPLTVKLENMLKGKRGLSATVIAFIGILILIVPFVMFSISMVESVEGITSTISSGTLKIPGPTERIANIPIIGQQIFDVWQLFSTNLEKAFTKFLPQLTSGLAMMASVIGNSIVSILMFVISLLISAAFMANATSISKSVNTLSVRIAGAHGEEWATLCTATIRSVLLGVVGVACIQAFLVGIGVFAIGLPTAGLITILVLVLAIAQLPALLVVAPVIAYVYSIHDSTTATIFAVWTLLAGLSDNFLKPLLMGRGLDIPMPVILLGAIGGMVSSGILGLFIGPVILAIWYQLFNEWMHESEKADSQAQ, encoded by the coding sequence ATGAATAATCAAACGCCCGACGACAAGAAACAGAGTCAATTCTTTATCAATAACATGGTCGAGTCAGCAATACGTGTTGGCTTGTTATTTATTTTATTAGCGTGGTCTTACGGTATTGTAAAACCCTTTCTAATTCCCGTTTTGTGGGGTGCTATTATTGCCGTAGCCCTCATGCCATTAACAGTAAAGCTTGAAAATATGTTGAAAGGCAAACGAGGCTTATCAGCCACCGTCATTGCATTTATTGGTATTCTGATCCTAATTGTTCCTTTTGTTATGTTTTCTATTTCAATGGTTGAATCAGTTGAAGGTATCACCAGCACCATCAGCTCTGGTACGTTGAAAATTCCAGGCCCGACAGAACGAATTGCAAATATTCCCATTATTGGTCAGCAAATTTTCGATGTATGGCAACTTTTTTCGACCAACCTAGAAAAAGCTTTCACAAAATTCTTACCACAACTAACATCCGGTTTGGCAATGATGGCATCGGTTATTGGTAACAGTATCGTCAGCATCTTGATGTTTGTTATATCACTGTTAATTTCAGCCGCTTTTATGGCGAATGCAACTAGCATTTCAAAATCCGTCAATACACTTTCCGTTCGTATTGCGGGTGCACACGGCGAAGAATGGGCAACGCTATGCACAGCAACGATCCGTAGTGTGTTATTGGGGGTTGTCGGGGTTGCCTGCATTCAGGCATTTCTAGTGGGTATCGGTGTTTTCGCAATTGGTTTGCCTACCGCAGGGTTAATTACCATTTTGGTTCTAGTACTCGCTATTGCTCAGCTTCCTGCTTTATTGGTTGTCGCACCCGTTATTGCCTATGTATATTCCATTCATGACTCAACAACTGCCACCATTTTTGCAGTATGGACTTTACTTGCAGGGTTAAGTGACAACTTCTTAAAACCTTTATTAATGGGCCGTGGATTAGATATTCCTATGCCTGTCATATTACTGGGCGCAATAGGTGGCATGGTGTCATCTGGCATACTAGGGCTATTTATCGGCCCTGTTATACTGGCTATTTGGTATCAACTGTTTAATGAGTGGATGCATGAAAGTGAAAAAGCAGATAGCCAAGCTCAATAA
- a CDS encoding DUF3087 domain-containing protein, whose translation MKIMEIDKAVYRKNINRVIGVFVGSLAVLSLAFGAALIAVFGAETVDPSGSTGNFYLNLIGVVLAAIVCVSVLSRFKDNPYLKEIYYVWQLKQLHNKIYRKLTKIKNRATLHDINALIILKFYYASLKQVYLLDNNSLTLPTLEKDIAKLDSQIMSQNLTISTDQFEADLLNKIV comes from the coding sequence ATGAAGATCATGGAAATTGATAAAGCTGTTTATCGTAAGAATATCAATCGAGTGATTGGGGTTTTTGTTGGCAGTTTAGCCGTATTATCTCTCGCGTTTGGTGCAGCATTAATTGCGGTGTTTGGTGCTGAAACAGTTGACCCATCTGGTTCTACAGGCAATTTTTATCTCAATTTGATCGGTGTAGTTTTGGCTGCTATCGTTTGTGTCAGTGTACTAAGTCGATTCAAAGATAACCCATATCTTAAGGAAATCTATTACGTTTGGCAGTTAAAGCAACTGCACAATAAAATTTATCGAAAACTGACTAAGATAAAAAACAGAGCAACATTGCATGATATTAATGCACTAATAATACTAAAATTCTATTATGCAAGCTTAAAGCAAGTTTACTTACTGGATAACAACTCACTCACATTACCAACATTAGAAAAAGACATTGCCAAATTAGACTCTCAAATTATGTCGCAAAATTTAACAATTTCTACTGATCAATTTGAAGCTGATTTATTAAATAAGATTGTTTAG
- a CDS encoding IS30 family transposase, with protein sequence MNEYNKQYQQLTQEPRYQISALRKVGMALRDIAKEIGVHYNTVSRKLRRNSPQTGYDPVAAHKFSDVRKRTSLKASKRNDHTDEIIRNSVMLEWSPEAISQRIVVECKIGEKLSRITIYRRIEENRLQGGNLYRNLPRFGKTHWKGGKRNKKAGVRLIPDRIDIAERPDVVDARERLDNRKGDTVHGQGAHLVTLVDRANRFTLAKRVFSKTKNEVSDAMISMLEKVNSVLTVTLDNGGEFAGHVRVSEATGADVYFAKPYASWQRGTNENTNGRIRRFWPKKFDMATLTEKAIEDRIFMLNLTPRKVLGGLTPFEAFTDNILKK encoded by the coding sequence ATGAATGAATACAACAAACAGTACCAACAACTGACTCAAGAACCACGATACCAGATTTCTGCCCTCCGTAAAGTGGGGATGGCACTGAGAGATATCGCCAAAGAGATCGGCGTACATTACAACACTGTTAGTCGGAAGCTGAGGAGAAATTCGCCCCAAACTGGATACGACCCTGTTGCCGCCCACAAGTTTAGTGATGTACGAAAACGAACGTCTCTAAAAGCGAGCAAACGAAATGACCATACAGATGAAATAATCCGTAATTCTGTCATGTTAGAGTGGTCTCCAGAGGCAATCAGTCAGCGAATAGTGGTTGAATGCAAGATCGGAGAGAAGCTGAGTCGCATTACGATCTACAGGCGTATTGAAGAGAACAGGTTGCAAGGTGGCAACCTGTATCGCAACCTGCCGAGGTTTGGAAAAACTCATTGGAAAGGCGGAAAACGCAATAAAAAAGCAGGAGTTAGGTTAATCCCTGATCGAATAGACATAGCAGAACGACCTGATGTTGTAGATGCACGGGAGCGACTAGATAACAGGAAAGGTGACACAGTGCATGGTCAAGGAGCACACCTTGTGACATTAGTTGATCGCGCGAACCGCTTTACGCTCGCAAAACGTGTTTTTAGCAAAACTAAAAATGAAGTCTCAGATGCGATGATCTCGATGCTCGAAAAAGTTAACTCCGTACTGACCGTGACGTTGGATAATGGGGGTGAATTTGCTGGTCACGTTCGCGTATCAGAGGCAACGGGTGCTGACGTGTACTTTGCAAAGCCTTACGCAAGTTGGCAACGAGGAACCAATGAAAATACCAATGGTCGGATCCGGCGTTTCTGGCCAAAGAAATTCGACATGGCAACTCTTACAGAGAAGGCTATTGAGGATAGGATTTTCATGCTGAACCTCACTCCTAGAAAAGTATTGGGAGGGCTAACACCCTTTGAGGCCTTTACTGACAATATATTAAAAAAGTGA
- a CDS encoding type II toxin-antitoxin system ParD family antitoxin, which translates to MSKNTSVTLGSHFDQFISQQLKSGRYGSASEVVRAGLRSLEDSEMKLQHLRIMLNEGETSGNSNYSYQDLISELDQENH; encoded by the coding sequence ATGTCTAAAAACACAAGTGTAACTCTAGGCAGTCATTTTGATCAGTTCATTTCTCAACAATTGAAAAGTGGTCGATATGGATCTGCCAGCGAAGTTGTAAGAGCAGGATTAAGATCACTAGAAGATAGTGAAATGAAATTGCAACACTTAAGAATCATGCTAAATGAAGGTGAAACCAGCGGAAACAGCAACTATTCATATCAAGATTTAATCTCTGAATTAGACCAAGAAAACCACTGA